Proteins co-encoded in one Zygotorulaspora mrakii chromosome 5, complete sequence genomic window:
- a CDS encoding DUF2406 domain-containing protein (similar to Saccharomyces cerevisiae YGR273C and YMR295C; ancestral locus Anc_5.29) codes for MMHFRKKSSSSGGSDGHSGKSGHQPTVKLSKEDAERLKVRTASVADPILDAVNEAQPFEQAADAFQEGMNRKSYLSFDGSQPLRDIFGQPIHQPDVSNPTRARDERPLDTIRGFEYAVSGDPSWGQQLETQQYGFRVRPDFPLFNSNPYGMNGESSMAQQQQQHQMYGEQAVYQAPAPNTGEKKKKKKSFFSRKKKNQD; via the coding sequence ATGATGCACTTTAggaaaaaatcaagcagCTCTGGTGGATCCGATGGCCACAGTGGAAAGAGTGGCCATCAGCCAACTGTAAAATTGTCGAAAGAAGACGCCGAAAGACTGAAGGTGCGTACTGCGTCCGTTGCTGATCCTATTTTGGATGCTGTCAATGAAGCTCAACCCTTTGAGCAAGCTGCCGATGCTTTCCAGGAGGGTATGAACAGAAAATCGTACTTGTCTTTCGATGGCTCACAGCCACTTCGTGATATTTTTGGCCAGCCGATTCACCAACCCGATGTCTCAAATCCAACTAGAGCTAGGGATGAGAGACCTTTGGACACTATCAGGGGGTTTGAATACGCAGTTTCCGGGGATCCAAGCTGGGGTCAACAGTTGGAGACTCAGCAGTATGGTTTTAGAGTTCGCCCAGATTTCCCGCTTTTCAATTCGAATCCATATGGCATGAACGGAGAATCCAGCATGGctcagcaacagcaacagcatcaAATGTATGGTGAACAGGCAGTTTACCAAGCCCCTGCACCAAATACtggtgaaaagaaaaagaagaagaagtccTTCTTCAgcagaaagaagaagaatcaagaTTAA
- the SLH1 gene encoding RNA helicase (similar to Saccharomyces cerevisiae SLH1 (YGR271W); ancestral locus Anc_5.31) — translation MTTAYSVHSAGSYMQAMRCMAQTVENKNLENTSNQLPLIDGEAMESSRKTADPNTELAVLAQDKNEWDYLFEQFNDLSYDKLKKLVNSYKKANTTGVFRKLYRLIQRSTYDLPSDVFLQSILEIVYSHENMELEKELVDFLGAEHIELISLLMQARKQIVIHPIEDVLKKTFQSETEPQFLGQKEIKEQVAENAFNARNQSLDPSQKIVKYPHVYRKYEQGNSSILSVSGQKFSLPIGTVRSSYQTHEEIFIPAADSNSKNQFYKKPLKVQDLDHFCRSVFTYESLNQIQSLVYPVAYNTNENMLICAPTGAGKTDIALLTVLKTIKDFSVINEEGDIDIQYDAFKIIYVAPLKALAAEIVDKFQKKLAIFDIKVRELTGDMQLKKSEILETQVIVTTPEKWDVVTRKGNGDDSLVSKVRLLIIDEVHLLHEDRGSVIETLVARTLRQVESSQSMIRILGLSATLPNFMDVADFLGVNRQEGMFYFDQSFRPKPLEQQLLGCRGKEGSKQCRENIDTVAYEKLADMLRSGRQVMVFVHSRKDTVRSARTFIRMSQENHESDVFETEQSVKGSFEKEMAKNRDKDLKEIFQFGFGVHHAGLARTDRNLTERMFKAGAINVLCCTATLAWGVNLPADCVIIKGTQVYDSKKGGFSNLGISDVIQIFGRAGRPGFGSAYGTGILCTSNDALDDYISLLTQQHPIESKFGTKLVDNLNAEISLGSVTNVDEAIRWLGYTYMFVRMRKNPFTYGIDWKELASDPLLHERRRKMIVTAARRLHSLQMIVFDEVSMAFIAKDLGRVSSDFYLLNESVEVFNQMCNPRATEADVLSMISYSGEFDGIKFREEEATELSRLAENALECQIGGALDTSQGKTNVLLQAYISQSQIRDSALSSDSNYVAQNSVRICRALFLIGINRRWGNFSKVMLDICKSIEKRVWAFDHPLSQFDLPENILRQIRHKNPTMDNLLDLDAQELGDLVHNKKLGSKIFKLLGKFPRILINAEIFPITANVLRIHVVLSPDFVWDLNIHHEAQFFWLLIEESNKSQILHFEKFILNRRQSKNDHEMDFMIPLSDPLPPQVVVKIVSDSWIGCESIHVISFQHLIRPHNETLQTKLQKLRPLPTSALKNPLIESIYPFKFFNPMQTMTFFTLYNTDENVFIGSPTGSGKTVVAELAIWRAFKEFPGKKIVYIAPMKALVRERVDDWRRRITPVTGDRVVELTGDSIPDSRDVRDATIVITTPEKFDGISRNWQTRKFVQDVSLVIMDEVHLLASDRGPILEMIVSRMNYISSQTNRPVRLLGMSTAVSNAYDMASWLGVKNNGLFNFSSSVRPVPLKMYIDGFPDNLAFCPLMKTMNKPAFMAIKQHSPDKPALIFVASRRQTRLTALDLIHLCGMEDNPRRFLRIDDDDELRYYLSQVTDDTLRLSLQFGIGLHHAGLVEKDRSISHKLFEKNKIQILIATSTLAWGVNLPAHLVIIKGTQFFDSKIEGYRDMDLTDILQMMGRAGRPAYDTSGTAVVYTRQAKKMFYKHFLNVGFPVESSLHKVLDDHLGAEIASGSVCSKQDALNFLNWTFLFRRAHHNPTYYDIDDDTSETGVSEALSKLIDDVLDNLTLSQCVEVYGTDITATAFLSISSYYYISHKTIRQLLKQVHNNASFQDVLKWLSLAVEFNELPVRGGEMIMNVEMSAQSRYSIESTFTGEYELDMSDPHVKTFLLLQAHLSRVNLPIADYIQDTISVLDQSLRILQAYIDVASEMGFFNTVMTMIKALQCIKQGYWFEDDPIGILPGCDLRRRDEIEFSERGFPIGETDSKSKLTLQSLGEMSPKKLIPTIGSLTTREQKKRCIDVCQRLPVLRSFETEQADADSLTVSAKHLSSKVNKSFEVYCEKFPKMQKELWFFIVFKGEELLMIKRCQPRQNSKGTIVACDFIVPDLLKGQAVNLAIVNDALDIEYRMKHVLQ, via the coding sequence ATGACCACTGCATATTCTGTACATTCCGCTGGCTCTTACATGCAGGCCATGCGGTGCATGGCTCAAACTGTCGAAAATAAGAATTTGGAGAATACTAGTAATCAGCTACCTTTGATTGACGGAGAGGCAATGGAAAGCTCACGAAAAACTGCAGATCCCAATACTGAATTGGCAGTATTGGCACAAGATAAAAATGAGTGGGACTATTTATTTGAGCAGTTCAATGACCTATCATACGAtaagttgaagaaattggtGAACTCCTACAAGAAGGCTAACACAACCGGGGTTTTCCGAAAACTGTATCGGCTGATTCAGAGATCAACATATGATTTACCGTCAGATGTGTTTTTGCAATCGATTTTAGAGATTGTGTACAGTCACGAAAATATGGAATTGGAAAAGGAATTAGTGGACTTTCTGGGCGCTGAGCATATAGAATTAATATCGCTTTTAATGCAAGccagaaaacaaattgttATACACCCTATAGAAGatgtcttgaaaaaaacgtTCCAATCAGAGACGGAACCTCAATTTTTGGGTCAGAAAGAGATAAAGGAACAGGTTGCTGAAAACGCATTTAATGCTAGAAATCAGTCCTTAGATCCGTCTCAAAAGATAGTGAAATATCCTCACGTCTACAGGAAGTATGAGCAAGGTAATTCCTCCATACTTTCTGTATCTGGccaaaaattttccttGCCGATTGGCACTGTCAGATCTTCGTATCAGACGCACGAAGAGATTTTTATACCTGCGGCAGACTCTAATTCGAAGAATCAGTTTTATAAAAAACCCTTGAAAGTACAGGATCTTGATCATTTTTGCAGATCAGTATTCACATATGAATCGCTGAACCAGATTCAGTCGTTGGTCTACCCTGTCGCGTATAATACCAACGAAAACATGCTAATATGTGCTCCCACGGGGGCTGGTAAGACTGATATTGCATTGCTCACAGTTCTAAAAACAATCAAGGACTTCTCCGTGataaatgaagaaggtgaCATTGATATTCAATACGATGCTTTTAAGATCATATACGTTGCGCCACTAAAGGCATTGGCCGCCGAAATAGTGgataaatttcaaaagaaactagctatttttgatataaaGGTGAGAGAACTGACAGGTGACATGCAGTTAAAGAAATCTGAAATATTAGAAACTCAAGTTATTGTCACAACTCCAGAAAAGTGGGATGTGGTAACtagaaaaggaaatggGGATGACAGTTTGGTTTCAAAAGTTAGACTGTTAATCATTGATGAAGTGCATCTGTTGCATGAAGATCGAGGATCAGTTATTGAAACCTTGGTGGCACGAACTCTAAGACAAGTAGAAAGTTCACAATCCATGATAAGAATCTTAGGTTTATCGGCAACTCTACCAAACTTTATGGATGTCGCAGACTTTTTGGGAGTAAACAGACAAGAGGGAATGTTTTATTTCGATCAGTCGTTTCGTCCTAAGCCTCTAGAGCAGCAATTATTAGGTTGTAGGGGCAAGGAGGGAAGCAAACAATGTAGAGAGAACATTGATACAGTAGCTTACGAAAAACTTGCAGATATGCTCAGAAGTGGTAGACAAGTTATGGTTTTTGTTCATTCCCGAAAGGATACAGTGAGATCAGCTCGAACTTTTATTCGAATGTCTCAAGAGAATCATGAATCAGATGTTTTTGAGACAGAGCAATCCGTAAAAGGCTCATTTGAAAAGGAGATGGCGAAAAATAGAGACAAAGATctcaaagaaatatttcaatttgggTTTGGTGTACATCACGCTGGTTTGGCGCGCACTGATCGTAATCTAACGGAGCGAATGTTCAAAGCAGGAGCAATAAATGTTCTATGTTGTACTGCCACTCTTGCTTGGGGTGTGAATTTACCTGCTGATTGCGTAATCATCAAAGGTACTCAAGTCTATGACTCTAAAAAAGGTGGATTTAGTAACCTTGGCATATCTGATGTAATACAAATTTTTGGACGTGCTGGTAGACCAGGATTTGGCTCTGCTTACGGTACGGGCATATTGTGTACATCTAATGACGCCTTAGACGACTATATTTCACTACTGACACAACAGCATCCGATTGAATCTAAATTTGGAACTAAGCTCGTTGATAATCTTAATGCAGAAATCTCTTTGGGAAGTGTTACCAATGTTGATGAAGCCATAAGATGGTTGGGTTATACTTATATGTTTGTGAgaatgagaaaaaatcCTTTCACATATGGTATTGATTGGAAAGAACTGGCCTCGGATCCTTTATTGcatgaaagaagaaggaaaatgaTTGTGACAGCAGCTCGAAGGTTGCATTCTTTACAAATGATAGTTTTCGATGAAGTCTCTATGGCTTTTATCGCCAAAGATCTCGGCAGAGTATCCTCCGATTTCTACCTGCTGAATGAATCGGTTGAAGTATTTAACCAGATGTGTAACCCTAGAGCAACTGAAGCTGATGTCTTGTCTATGATAAGCTACAGCGGCGAATTCGATGGAATAAAGTTCAGAGAAGAAGAGGCAACAGAATTGTCCAGACTAGCGGAGAATGCGCTTGAATGCCAAATTGGAGGAGCATTGGATACATCTCaaggaaaaacaaatgTTCTTCTACAAGCATACATATCACAAAGCCAGATACGAGATTCGGCATTATCGTCAGATTCCAATTATGTTGCTCAAAACTCTGTGAGAATATGCCGTGCTTTGTTCCTCATAGGTATCAATAGAAGATGGGGAAATTTTTCCAAGGTGATGCTAGATATTTGCAAATCTATCGAGAAAAGAGTATGGGCGTTTGACCATCCTTTGAGCCAATTTGACTTACCTGAGAATATTCTTCGTCAAATTCGTCACAAAAATCCGACAATGGATAATTTGCTTGATTTAGACGCGCAAGAATTAGGGGATTTGGTACATAATAAAAAGCTTGGAAGTAAGATTTTCAAACTACTCGGTAAATTTCCTAGGATTCTCATCAATGCCGAAATTTTCCCTATCACGGCAAACGTTTTGAGAATTCACGTTGTACTTTCACCAGACTTCGTTTGGGATTTGAATATCCATCATGAAGCCCAATTTTTCTGGCTGTTGATCGAGGAGTCTAATAAATCTCAAATTCTGCATTTCGAGAAGTTTATACTTAATAGAAGGCAGTCAAAGAATGATCATGAAATGGATTTTATGATTCCACTTTCCGATCCTCTCCCCCCTCAAGTAGTGGTCAAGATAGTTTCAGATAGCTGGATTGGATGCGAATCCATTCATGTAATTTCTTTCCAACATTTGATCAGGCCACATAATGAAACATTGCAAACAAAATTGCAGAAGCTAAGACCCCTTCCTACATCAGCCTTAAAAAACCCACTCATAGAGTCCATTTATcccttcaaatttttcaatccaaTGCAAACCATGACTTTCTTTACCCTATATAATACagatgaaaatgttttcaTCGGCTCTCCTACAGGCTCAGGTAAGACTGTTGTTGCTGAATTGGCAATCTGGCGTGCATTCAAGGAATTTCCAGGTAAAAAGATTGTATATATTGCTCCTATGAAAGCATTAGTTCGCGAAAGAGTAGACGATTGGAGGCGAAGAATCACGCCTGTAACAGGCGATAGAGTAGTAGAATTGACTGGTGATTCTATACCAGACTCTCGGGATGTTCGAGATGCAACCATAGTCATCACAACACctgaaaagtttgatgGTATATCTCGTAACTGgcaaacaagaaaatttgTTCAAGATGTGTCTTTGGTGATCATGGACGAAGTCCATTTATTGGCAAGTGATAGAGGTCCAATTTTAGAGATGATTGTAAGTCGTATGAATTACATCTCTTCTCAAACTAACCGACCTGTACGTCTTTTAGGTATGTCCACCGCTGTCTCTAATGCTTACGACATGGCCAGTTGGTTGGGTGTGAAAAACAATGGTTTGTTTAACTTCTCTTCTAGTGTTCGTCCCGTACCTTTGAAAATGTACATTGATGGTTTTCCTGACAACTTGGCATTTTGTCCTCTCATGAAAACGATGAATAAACCTGCTTTCATGGCTATCAAACAACACTCGCCTGACAAACCTGCGTTGATATTTGTGGCGTCACGTAGGCAAACTAGATTGACCGCATTGGACCTGATTCATCTATGTGGCATGGAAGATAATCCTAGGCGATTTTTAAgaattgatgatgatgatgagctCAGATACTATCTATCTCAGGTGACTGACGACACTTTGAGgctttctcttcaatttggTATCGGTTTGCATCATGCTGGTTTAGTTGAGAAAGATCGTTCTATTTCACACaaactatttgaaaaaaataagatcCAAATATTAATTGCTACATCCACTTTGGCATGGGGTGTCAACCTCCCGGCACATTTGGTCATCATTAAAGGTACCCAGTTTTTCGATTCCAAAATAGAAGGATACAGAGATATGGACCTAACAGATATCCTGCAAATGATGGGTAGAGCAGGTAGACCTGCATATGATACTAGTGGTACTGCTGTTGTATACACCAGACAGgcgaaaaaaatgttttacAAACACTTTTTGAATGTGGGATTCCCTGTCGAGTCGTCCTTACATAAAGTGTTGGATGACCATCTGGGTGCAGAGATTGCATCTGGATCCGTTTGTAGCAAGCAGGATGCCcttaattttttgaattggaCCTTTTTGTTTAGGAGAGCACATCATAATCCAACTTACTACGATATCGATGATGACACATCTGAAACTGGTGTCAGTGAAGCCTTGAGCAAGTTAATTGATGATGTTTTAGATAATCTTACCCTGTCTCAATGCGTGGAAGTATATGGCACGGATATTACTGCAACCGCTTTTTTGAGTATAAGTTCTTATTATTATATCTCGCATAAAACCATACGACAACTACTCAAACAGGTCCATAACAATGCTTCATTCCAAGATGTTTTGAAATGGCTATCATTGGCGGTCGAATTTAATGAATTACCTGTTAGAGGCGGTGAAATGATTATGAATGTTGAAATGTCAGCACAATCCCGGTACTCTATTGAGAGCACATTTACAGGTGAATATGAGTTAGACATGTCCGATCCGCATGTAAAAACCTTTCTTCTATTACAAGCTCACCTAAGTCGCGTCAACCTACCGATTGCAGATTATATTCAGGACACTATTTCAGTTTTGGATCAATCTCTGCGTATATTACAGGCATATATCGATGTTGCCAGTGAAATGGGCTTTTTTAATACCGTAATGACCATGATAAAGGCCTTACAATGCATCAAACAAGGCTATTGGTTTGAAGATGATCCAATTGGTATTTTGCCCGGATGTGATCTGCGTAGACGGGACGAGATAGAATTTAGTGAACGTGGATTTCCAATCGGTGAAActgattcaaaatcaaagcTGACATTGCAATCATTAGGGGAAATGAGTCCTAAGAAGTTGATTCCAACTATCGGCTCTCTAACTACAAGGGAACAAAAAAAGCGATGCATCGATGTTTGTCAGCGGTTGCCTGTACTGAGAAGTTTTGAAACAGAGCAAGCCGACGCTGACAGTCTAACTGTTTCGGCAAAACATTTATCTTCGAAGGTGaacaaaagttttgaagtTTACTGTGAAAAGTTCCCTAAGATGCAGAAAGAACTTTGGTTTTTCATAGTTTTCAAAGGGGAGGAACTACTGATGATAAAGCGCTGTCAACCGAGACAGAATTCCAAAGGAACAATTGTTGCATGTGATTTCATAGTTCCAGATTTATTAAAAGGTCAGGCAGTGAACTTGGCGATTGTCAATGATGCATTGGATATAGAGTATAGAATGAAACACGTTCTGCAATGA
- the LCB1 gene encoding serine C-palmitoyltransferase LCB1 (similar to Saccharomyces cerevisiae LCB1 (YMR296C); ancestral locus Anc_5.28): protein MVSTRAVASEQIYSRQALREGIVAMSKIPEVLPRSIPIPEFVIEACSYVWYHFIAVMRWLPGGRYIIEYVRKSHQDDPYRTIVEILLIIYGIIYYFSKPQQKKSLQRSKPNLTPKEIDALIEEWVPEPIVDTMVLEEQRWRLAKIPVIQHSGINNRVNLTRNNGAESFSNVLNLCSNNFLQLSSTPEVLEEARKIIKNYGVGACGPAGFYGNQDVHFNLEYELADFFGTEAAVLYGQDFCVAPSAIPAFTKRGDLIVADNHVSLSVQNALQLSRSTVYYFDHNDMESLENLLIDITESEKAEHLPATPRKFIVTEGLFHNSGDIANLPKLTALKLKYKFRLVVDETFSIGVLGSTGRGIAEHFNMERSKSIDMTVGSLATALGSSGAFVLGDKVMAHHQRIGSNAYCFSASLPPYAIKAADKVLEIMNNDNSTVQLLQKLSKQVHQMFSEPTFSKAMILTSSPFSPVIHLQLTPELRTKKFNYSKEGLFETNSDLQKKCNSVKFIEPYEKEEIFLQNIVDDLLQNDSILITRNTIVLKNETLPIAPSLKICINSGLDEREIESACDIIKTKIFEHCYSDSHN, encoded by the coding sequence ATGGTTTCTACGAGGGCTGTTGCCTCTGAGCAGATTTACAGCAGGCAGGCTCTTAGGGAGGGAATTGTTGCGATGTCAAAGATTCCCGAGGTTCTACCACGATCAATACCAATACCGGAGTTCGTCATTGAAGCATGTTCGTATGTGTGGTACCATTTCATTGCAGTGATGCGATGGTTGCCCGGCGGCAGGTACATCATTGAATATGTGAGGAAGTCGCATCAGGACGACCCGTATCGGACCATCGTTGAGATTCTGCTGATCATATATGGCATCATCTACTACTTCTCCAAGCCgcagcagaaaaaaagtttaCAGCGGTCCAAGCCTAACCTGACACCCAAGGAGATAGACGCGTTGATCGAGGAGTGGGTGCCCGAGCCGATTGTGGACACGATGGTGCTTGAGGAGCAGCGGTGGAGACTGGCTAAGATCCCAGTCATCCAGCATTCCGGTATAAACAACCGTGTCAACTTGACGCGAAACAACGGTGCTGAAAGCTTCAGCAATGTGCTCAATCTCTGCTCTAACAACTTCTTACAGCTGTCCTCAACGCCCGAGGTGCTCGAGGAGGCCAGAAAGATCATTAAAAACTACGGAGTAGGTGCGTGTGGTCCCGCAGGATTCTACGGTAATCAGGATGTGCACTTCAACTTGGAGTACGAGCttgcagatttttttggcaCTGAGGCTGCGGTTCTTTACGGGCAAGATTTTTGTGTAGCTCCGTCCGCGATACCTGCTTTCACTAAACGTGGCGATCTCATCGTTGCTGACAACCACGTCTCTTTGTCTGTACAGAATGCTTTGCAGCTCAGCAGATCAACAGTGTATTACTTCGATCACAATGATATGgaatctttggaaaatttgCTGATTGATATTACGGAGTCAGAGAAGGCCGAACATTTACCAGCAACGCCAAGAAAATTCATCGTTACTGAAGGTTTATTCCATAATTCTGGTGACATTGCAAATCTACCGAAATTAACGGCATTGAAGCTGAAATACAAGTTCAGActtgttgttgatgaaacGTTTTCCATTGGTGTTCTCGGGTCAACAGGTCGTGGTATTGCCGAACACTTCAACATGGAACGTAGTAAATCAATCGATATGACTGTTGGATCTTTAGCAACAGCACTGGGATCGTCAGGAGCTTTCGTCCTCGGGGACAAAGTTATGGCACATCATCAACGTATCGGTTCAAACGCTTACTGTTTCTCTGCATCTTTACCGCCTTATGCAATCAAAGCAGCAGATAAAGTACTCGAAATAATGAATAATGATAATTCAACCGTCCAGCTGCTGCAGAAATTATCCAAACAAGTTCATCAAATGTTTAGCGAGCCAACTTTTAGCAAAGCAATGATTTTGACATCAAGTCCATTTTCACCTGTAATACATTTACAACTCACACCAGAATTAAGGACCAAAAAGTTCAACTACTCGAAAGAGGGACTCTTTGAAACCAATTCGGACTTACAGAAGAAATGTAATTCAGTTAAATTTATTGAACCATAtgagaaagaggaaatcTTCTTACAAAATATTGTAGATGATCTATTGCAGAATGACAGTATCTTGATTACAAGAAATACCATtgtgttgaaaaatgaaacgCTACCCATTGCACCAAGCTTAAAGATTTGCATAAATTCTGGTCtagatgaaagagaaattgaatctgCTTGCGATATTATTAAGACAAAGATCTTCGAGCATTGTTATTCAGACTCACACAACTAA
- the PRC1 gene encoding carboxypeptidase C PRC1 (similar to Saccharomyces cerevisiae PRC1 (YMR297W); ancestral locus Anc_5.27), which yields MKTVVPLVSGLALSCGLASAFSFQKPVAFGGKDGKSLLNQAIDALGLDRNDVLGSLSSELKTVWDEIPLRFPAEMSDLQFETKPRPHSLRKSSAADWDFVVQSDEVEDYQLRVNKIKNPKKLGIDPDVKQYSGYLDVEEDDKHFFFMAFESRNDPKNDPVILWLNGGPGCSSLTGLFFELGPSFIDEDLKPRYNPYSWTSNATVIFLDQPVNVGYSYSSSSVSNTVAAGKDVYAFLQLFFEQFPEYTENGQTFHIAGESYAGHYIPVFATEILSHPNRNFNLTSLLIGNGLTDPLTQYPFYEPMACGEGGEPAVLSPEECQGMDDSLERCLSLIESCYESESVWTCVPAAIYCNNAEIGPYSKSGRNVYDIRKDCDGSDLCYEELQYIDDYLNLEEVKEALGAEVDHYESCNFDINRNFLFAGDWMKPYHRAVTELLNQDIPILIYAGDKDFICNWLGNQAWTTVLPWKHQEEFAAEPIRSWKASITGEKAGQVKSFDRLTFLRVFGAGHMAPMDQSESALSMLNEWIFGNYTL from the coding sequence atgaaaacagtCGTTCCCTTAGTGTCTGGTTTGGCCCTATCTTGCGGGTTGGCCAGCGCCTTTTCGTTCCAGAAACCCGTTGCGTTCGGCGGCAAGGACGGTAAGAGCTTGTTGAATCAAGCGATCGATGCGTTAGGTTTGGACCGCAATGACGTTTTGGGGTCTCTTTCCAGCGAGTTGAAGACGGTTTGGGATGAGATCCCACTCAGGTTCCCTGCGGAGATGTCTGATTTGCAGTTTGAGACCAAGCCGAGACCACACAGTCTGAGGAAGTCCAGCGCTGCGGACTGGGACTTTGTTGTGCAAAGCGACGAGGTGGAGGACTATCAGCTGCGTGTGAACAAGATCAAGAACCCCAAGAAGCTGGGTATCGATCCCGATGTGAAGCAGTATTCGGGCTACTTGGATGTTGAGGAGGATGACAAGCACTTTTTCTTCATGGCGTTTGAGAGTAGAAACGACCCTAAGAACGACCCTGTGATTCTGTGGTTGAATGGTGGTCCCGGTTGCTCCTCCTTGACGGGTCTTTTCTTCGAATTGGGCCCTTCCTTCATCGATGAAGATCTGAAACCACGTTACAACCCATACTCTTGGACATCTAATGCCACCGTTATCTTCCTGGATCAGCCAGTAAATGTTGGCTACTCATATTCCTCCTCGAGTGTTTCGAATACGGTGGCTGCTGGTAAAGATGTGTACGCGtttttgcaacttttcTTCGAGCAGTTTCCAGAATACACGGAAAATGGCCAAACTTTCCATATTGCTGGTGAGTCTTATGCTGGTCATTACATTCCTGTTTTTGCAACAGAAATTCTGTCCCATCCAAatagaaatttcaatttgaccTCTCTTCTCATCGGTAACGGTTTAACGGATCCTTTAACCCAGTATCCGTTCTATGAGCCAATGGCTTGTGGTGAAGGTGGCGAACCTGCGGTTTTGTCGCCAGAGGAATGTCAAGGTATGGATGATTCTTTGGAACGTTGTCTAAGTCTGATTGAGTCATGCTACGAATCAGAATCAGTCTGGACTTGTGTCCCTGCAGCAATCTATTGTAACAATGCAGAAATTGGACCTTACAGTAAATCTGGTAGAAATGTTTACGATATCAGAAAGGATTGTGACGGCTCCGATCTCTGCTACGAAGAGTTGCAATATATTGATGATTACTTAAACTTGGAGGAAGTCAAGGAAGCGTTAGGTGCAGAAGTTGATCATTATGAATCTTgtaattttgatatcaacaGGAATTTCCTATTTGCGGGTGACTGGATGAAGCCATACCACCGGGCGGTCActgaacttttgaatcaagATATCCCAATCTTGATCTATGCTGGTGATAAGGACTTTATTTGTAACTGGCTCGGAAATCAAGCATGGACTACTGTTCTGCCTTGGAAACATCAAGAGGAATTTGCTGCAGAACCAATTCGTTCGTGGAAGGCTTCCATCACTGGAGAAAAAGCTGGACAAGTCAAGAGTTTTGATCGTTTGACTTTCCTCAGAGTTTTCGGAGCGGGTCATATGGCACCAATGGATCAATCAGAATCTGCTTTGAGCATGCTAAATGAATGGATCTTCGGTAATTATACTTTGTGA
- the EFG1 gene encoding Efg1p (similar to Saccharomyces cerevisiae YGR272C; ancestral locus Anc_5.30): MSTKTHKNKRRSHSTPLEMAQFIDAGSNKIKKRIRDLERLLSRKRDVLPDTIIIEKERTLEALKLELENAKLKQKAKENAKKYHMVRFFERKKALRGYKKALKKHMENKEDSQNMKDLCEKKIDLCYVVNFPKTEKYIALYPSAEMKYEATKGSAATNTKKEAFRNIVARQLEDNTLPVSLSDILKGKKLDKESTGVMLDDADEDERDTAKSAQQEDGEEEADDFFE, encoded by the coding sequence ATGTCTACTAAGACTCATAAAAACAAACGGAGGTCACATAGCACTCCGCTAGAAATGGCACAGTTCATTGACGCAGGATCAAATAAGAtcaaaaagagaataaGAGATTTGGAAAGATTGCTTTCTCGAAAGAGAGACGTATTACCAGACACTATAATCatagagaaagaaagaactCTAGAGGCTTTAAAGCTGGAATTAGAAAACGCAAAACTCAAACAAAAAGCAAAGGAGAATGCCAAAAAGTATCATATGGTTagattctttgaaagaaaaaaggcTTTGAGAGGATATAAAAAAGCACTCAAAAAACATATGGAGAACAAGGAAGATTCACAGAACATGAAAGATCTATGCGAGAAGAAGATTGATTTATGTTACGTTGTAAATTTCCCAAAAACGGAAAAATACATAGCACTATATCCCAGTGCCGAAATGAAATATGAGGCTACCAAAGGTTCTGCTGCAACTAACACCAAAAAGGAAGCCTTTCGTAATATTGTGGCAAGACAATTAGAAGATAACACCTTGCCAGTATCTTTAAGCGATATTTTAAAGGGAAAGAAATTGGATAAAGAGAGCACTGGTGTTATGTTGGACGACGCTGACGAAGACGAAAGAGACACAGCAAAGAGCGCTCAACAAGAAGACGgcgaagaagaagcagaCGATTTCTTCGAATAG